Below is a genomic region from Methanococcus maripaludis.
TCTGCTTTTTCTGAAAGGTATCTTCCAATATGGCGCTCTCGGGAATCCACAATTATAGTTGCTTTGTTTGGCATTGCATTTTTATTTTTCTTGTCGAGTTTTGTCGGTTTCTTTTCTTCTGAAGAGGCGGTTGTTTTAGAACTTACGACGGATCTTAAATCCATGTAATGGTCTTTATTTTCAGTTTTTTCAGATTTTTCTTCATTTAATTCTTTTAATTTTTTATTTAAAGAATTCTGCATGTTTTTTAATATATTTTTCATGTTTTTTTCTTTTGCAAGCCCTGCTTGATAGTATCCTTCATCTCGCGTTTTTTCCGCAATTAACACGATTACCTGTCCACCTTCGCCCCTTGCAGCACGACCCCTTCTTTGAATCATCCTAATTTCTGAAGGAACTGGTTCGTAAAATAAAACATAATTTACACTTGAAATATCAATTCCCTCTTCAGAAACACTTGTTGAAACGAGTACATTTGCATCAGACTTGAACCGTTCAATTGCTTTTGCCTGTTCTTTCTGGCTCATACCTTTTCCATCCTTATTAGACTGGCCAACAAACATTATCGCTTCAATATTATTTTCAGAAAGTAAATCCACAATTTTTTGAACTGTATCCCTATATTGTGCAAAAATAATTATTTTTTCGTTTTCTGTTAAAATTTCCTTTACAATTTCGAGCATCTTTTCGTATTTCGGGTGCTCGATATCGAGTTCATTTAAATTTTTAACAACCTGAATAAATCTAGGATCGTTTGTAATTTCCTTTGCAGACTTCGTATTTTGAGTTAAAAGTTTCTGGTAATAACTTAAAAAAGTGCTTCTGCCTTGAGTTTCGAGCATTTCAATTGCGTGCTCTAATTTTACAGCTTCTGAAGAAATTCGAAGCATTTCATATTTTATATTATCATCCATTGTCATTATCCTTTTATTTAATCCAAGTAACTCAGATTTATTTACATTTATAGAATGAATTACTCGATTCTCTTTTAAATCCCTTAAACGATCCTTTAATGCATTTTTTAAAAGAGTTAAATTTATTTCAAACTCTTCTGGAAGTTCAACACGTTTTGGTCGCATTTTGACTTTTGCAACGTATGGTGCAACATCAGGATCCTCTTCTGTTTTTATTTCAACATGTTCTATTCCAAGATTTCCGCAAATTTCAATAATTCTCTCAATATTTGAACCAGGAGATGCGGTTAAACCTAAAACGTGAGATTTTTTCTTAAATTTGTTTGCTACAAACGTGTAAGAATGGTTTCCAGTTGTGTGGTGTGCTTCATCAGCGATTAAAAGTGAAAATTGAGAAGGTTTTAACATTTTAGAGATAATATCGTTTTCTGCAACCTGGGGTGTTGCTATAAAGATTTTACCTGATTCCCACATTGCTTCTCGTTTTTTTGGAGAAATTTTTCCATTTAAAATAACAATCTTTTCTGAATCGATGTTTAAAAATTGATTCATGCTTTTAAAGTGTTGGTCAACCAGGGGTCTTGATGGTGCAATGATTAAAACTTTCCCATTCTGTTTTGATAAAATTCCTGCTATCGTAAGGGCCGCAATTGCAGTTTTACCAAGCCCGGTTCCAAGAACACACAACGTATTTTGTTTTAGCGCACTTGCTACAACGAGTTGCTGGTAAATTCTAGCTTCAATAGTTTCGGGTTTTATCAAAGGATGGTTCACATGCATTTAAAACACCAATATGTAAAAGTTTAGGTGGAAATTTCTAAAGTTTATTTAAATTTACATGTTTTATAAAATATATAACTAATTACTTGAAAATCGAAATTAAATTAAAACTAAATCTGATTTTAAAAATAATATGAAAAAAGAGTTTAAATTAGTTGGTGCTATTAAAGTATTCTTCAACTTTTTCTGCGATTGTTTCAAAGACCCAATTTCTCTTTTCTTCGTCTCGTTCAAGAAGCGTGAATCTCATCCCATTGTGTTCCGAACAGAATGACGTTAAAGGAACGCCACAAATTCCCGTAGATGCAAGTAAGTAGTATACAAATCTTTTATCTTCGGGAATTCCTTTTGAAATTGATTCGACATAGTTTTTAAGTCCACTATCTTGGATTTTCAAAGATTGGTTTTCATTTAAATATTCTTTTTCCAAAACTATGGTGTTGTAAAATGCACCATCTGTTCTGTTTACATTTAATCCATCAATATTTTTCATTTTATCGTATGCGTAATTTGAAGCTTTTTCGTAGTAGCTTTTCCTTTCTTCGAGGTATGATTTGTATCGTTTATCAGACATTATCTTTGGGATTACCTTTTGAGGAAGAGTCGTTGAACATACCTCAATCATTTTGAACTTGCAGATGTTTTCAGTGTATTTCTTGAATAATTCATCGCTTTCAGTATTGTAAAACTCTGTCCAACCACACCTTGAACCTGGCCATGGTAAATCCTTAGAAATTCCCTTTAAAGAAATTCCTGGAACGTCGTCTAAAACTTCCGATAAGTAGTTATGTTTTTTTCCATTGTAAACGAGGTTTGAATATATTTCATCAGCTAAAATGAAAAGATCGTATTCATTTGCAATATCTACAACTTCACTCAGTACTTTTTTTGAATAAACTGCACCGGTCGGGTTTCCAGGATTTATCAGTAAAATTGATGCTATTGAAGGATTGTATTTTACCTTATTTCTCAAATCATCAATATCCGGATTCCATCCGTCATCTTTATCCAATTCATACATTACAGGCCTACAGTTTGAATAAAGCCCTTCTGCAGAAGAATGCGTGGAGTATGCAGGTGTTGGACCAATTACTCTGCATTCTTTTCTCATCAATCCGTAAATATTCGTGATAGCATCCCCTAGACCGTTAAAAAACACGATTTCTTCGGGTGTGATCTGTGCTCCATTTCTGCTATTGTTTAAATCGGTTAAAAACTCCCTAGTTTCTAAAAGACCTCTTGTAGGACAGTACCCATAAGAACTATCATCCATTGTGGTTTCTGAAACTATTTCTTTTATCCAGAGGGGAAGCTTTTCTCCTTTGGCAATAGGATC
It encodes:
- a CDS encoding DEAD/DEAH box helicase, with product MHVNHPLIKPETIEARIYQQLVVASALKQNTLCVLGTGLGKTAIAALTIAGILSKQNGKVLIIAPSRPLVDQHFKSMNQFLNIDSEKIVILNGKISPKKREAMWESGKIFIATPQVAENDIISKMLKPSQFSLLIADEAHHTTGNHSYTFVANKFKKKSHVLGLTASPGSNIERIIEICGNLGIEHVEIKTEEDPDVAPYVAKVKMRPKRVELPEEFEINLTLLKNALKDRLRDLKENRVIHSINVNKSELLGLNKRIMTMDDNIKYEMLRISSEAVKLEHAIEMLETQGRSTFLSYYQKLLTQNTKSAKEITNDPRFIQVVKNLNELDIEHPKYEKMLEIVKEILTENEKIIIFAQYRDTVQKIVDLLSENNIEAIMFVGQSNKDGKGMSQKEQAKAIERFKSDANVLVSTSVSEEGIDISSVNYVLFYEPVPSEIRMIQRRGRAARGEGGQVIVLIAEKTRDEGYYQAGLAKEKNMKNILKNMQNSLNKKLKELNEEKSEKTENKDHYMDLRSVVSSKTTASSEEKKPTKLDKKNKNAMPNKATIIVDSRERHIGRYLSEKAEVEFKTLEIGDYILSDRVAVERKTAEDFENSIIDKRLFNQVMDLKKYERPLMIIEGNEFVRIHENAIRGMMFSIMIDYQIPIMFSRDIEDTADILVKLAEREQIKEKREISIRYGKRPMSLKERQKFLVEGLPDVGPVMAENLLDNFNSVEDIFTASEAELKAVEGVGPITAKKIREVVTKKYRE
- a CDS encoding pyridoxal phosphate-dependent aminotransferase, with amino-acid sequence MRTDIVSSGVGELSYEIREIVKVANEAKKSGLEIVWENIGDPIAKGEKLPLWIKEIVSETTMDDSSYGYCPTRGLLETREFLTDLNNSRNGAQITPEEIVFFNGLGDAITNIYGLMRKECRVIGPTPAYSTHSSAEGLYSNCRPVMYELDKDDGWNPDIDDLRNKVKYNPSIASILLINPGNPTGAVYSKKVLSEVVDIANEYDLFILADEIYSNLVYNGKKHNYLSEVLDDVPGISLKGISKDLPWPGSRCGWTEFYNTESDELFKKYTENICKFKMIEVCSTTLPQKVIPKIMSDKRYKSYLEERKSYYEKASNYAYDKMKNIDGLNVNRTDGAFYNTIVLEKEYLNENQSLKIQDSGLKNYVESISKGIPEDKRFVYYLLASTGICGVPLTSFCSEHNGMRFTLLERDEEKRNWVFETIAEKVEEYFNSTN